Proteins encoded within one genomic window of Amorphoplanes friuliensis DSM 7358:
- the hflX gene encoding GTPase HflX produces MRTEVSEPDVTTGELELEERHSLRRVAGLSTELTDVTEVEYRQLRLERVVLVGVWTEGSISDAENSLTELAALAETAGSEVLEGLIQRRGRPDAATFIGRGKVDELRDVVIATGADTVICDGELSPSQLRKLEEQVKVKVVDRTALILDIFAQHAKSKEGKAQVELAQLQYLLPRLRGWGESLSRQGGGAGGSGGGVGTRGPGETKIETDRRRINTRISRLKREIKSLRTVRQTKRSKRTNSGVPAVAIAGYTNAGKSSLLNSLTSAGVLVEDALFATLDPTTRRTAAEDGRVFTLSDTVGFVRHLPHHIVEAFRSTLEEVAYADLVVHVVDGAHPDPEGQVSAVREVLGEVGADRIPELLVVNKMDAADEETVLRLKRAWPDAVFVSARSGLGIDELHAAIAQRLPRPAVDLRVLLPYDRGDLVARIHRTGQVLDTRHTEDGTELRVRVGEQLAADLEGFRV; encoded by the coding sequence TTGCGTACTGAAGTATCCGAACCCGACGTCACCACCGGTGAGCTGGAGCTCGAGGAGCGCCACTCGCTGCGCCGGGTCGCCGGTCTCTCCACCGAGCTCACGGACGTCACCGAGGTCGAGTACAGGCAACTGCGGCTCGAGCGTGTCGTCCTGGTCGGTGTCTGGACCGAGGGCAGCATCTCCGACGCGGAAAACTCCCTCACCGAACTCGCCGCCCTGGCCGAGACCGCCGGCTCCGAGGTCCTCGAGGGTCTCATCCAGCGCCGCGGCCGCCCCGACGCCGCCACCTTCATCGGCCGCGGCAAGGTCGACGAGCTGCGCGACGTGGTCATCGCGACCGGCGCCGACACGGTCATCTGCGACGGCGAGCTGTCGCCGTCACAGCTGCGCAAGCTCGAGGAGCAGGTCAAGGTCAAGGTCGTCGACCGGACGGCGCTGATCCTGGACATCTTCGCCCAGCACGCGAAGAGCAAGGAAGGCAAGGCCCAGGTCGAGCTGGCCCAGCTGCAATACCTCCTGCCGCGACTGCGCGGCTGGGGTGAGTCGCTGTCCCGGCAGGGTGGTGGCGCCGGTGGCTCCGGCGGCGGCGTCGGCACCCGCGGCCCCGGTGAAACCAAGATCGAGACCGACCGCCGGCGGATCAACACCCGCATCTCGCGGCTCAAGCGCGAGATCAAGAGCCTGCGGACGGTACGCCAGACCAAGCGCTCGAAGCGTACGAACAGCGGTGTGCCCGCGGTCGCCATCGCGGGGTACACCAATGCCGGCAAGTCGAGCCTGCTCAACAGCCTGACGTCGGCGGGTGTGCTGGTGGAGGACGCGCTGTTCGCGACCCTCGACCCGACGACCCGCCGGACGGCCGCCGAGGACGGGCGCGTGTTCACGCTCTCCGACACGGTCGGCTTCGTCCGGCACCTGCCGCACCACATCGTCGAGGCGTTCCGCTCGACGCTCGAGGAGGTGGCCTACGCCGACCTCGTCGTGCACGTGGTCGACGGCGCCCACCCCGACCCCGAGGGTCAGGTGTCGGCGGTCCGCGAGGTCCTCGGTGAGGTCGGCGCCGACCGCATCCCCGAGCTCCTCGTCGTCAACAAGATGGACGCGGCCGACGAGGAAACCGTTCTGCGGCTCAAGCGGGCCTGGCCCGACGCGGTCTTCGTCTCGGCCCGCTCCGGGCTGGGCATCGACGAGCTGCACGCGGCGATCGCCCAGCGCCTGCCGCGGCCGGCCGTCGACCTGCGGGTGCTGCTGCCGTACGACCGGGGAGACCTGGTCGCCCGGATCCACCGCACCGGCCAGGTCCTCGACACCCGGCACACCGAGGACGGCACCGAGCTCCGCGTCCGCGTGGGCGAGCAGCTCGCCGCCGATCTCGAAGGATTCCGTGTGTAG